GGTGAAGTTTCGGTTTCCCAAGGTGCAGGAAATTTAGCTATTAAAGTAGCTGATACGCAAGCTTGCCCTACCTATATTGGTACAGTAATTGAACAGGTAAAAATTGCCCCTTCTCCTGATTGGTTACAACAGCGTTTGCGGGCTGCGGGAGTTAGACCAATTAATAATGTAGTGGACATTACTAATTATGTATTGTTGGAATGGGGACAGCCACTACACGCTTTTGATCGCGATCGCCTTATTTCTATAGCCAGAAGTGAAAAACTAGCTATTGGTGTGCGTTTTGCTAACGCCGGAGAAACCCTCAAAACTCTAGACGGACAAACTCGCACCCTCTCCATCCAGAACTTGCTGATTACCGCTAACGATAAACCAGTTGCTTTAGCTGGTGTGATGGGTGGTGAAGAAAGCGAAGTCCATGAAGGTACGCAAAATCTGATACTAGAAGCAGCTTTGTTTGATTCCGTAGTCATTCGCCGTTCTTCTCGCAGTGTGGGGTTAAGAAGTGAATCTTCATCTCGATACGAACGGGGTATAAATAGTGCAGGCTTGGAAATAGCTACACGCCGCGCCTTAACTCTGATTACCGAACTTACCCAAGGAAGTCTCGTAACTCAGGAAATTTCGGATAGCCGCCCTGATCCATCAACTTGGACACGTTCGATTGAACTACGTTTAGATCGGGTGAATCAGGTGTTGGGGCCTGTTGATTTAGGTGAACAACCCGGAGAAATACAAGCTGAGGATGTAGAGCGTACTCTAACGGCATTAGGATGTCAACTCAAGAGTGCCGGTGAGCGCAAATGGACAGTGACAGTACCACCCTACCGTTACCGTGACTTAGAACGGGAAATTGATTTAATCGAAGAAATTGCCCGTCTCTATGGCTATAATCGTTTCTGCGACACTCTGCCAGAAAAGTCAGGAGCAGGTTATTTGCCTTTTGATGTAGACATACTGCGTCAGTTGCGGGCATGTTTCCGGGGTGAAGGATTAACAGAATTAATGCACTACTCCTTAGTGAAGCCAGGAGAAGATAGACAAATAGCATTAGCAAATCCTTTATTTGTAGAGTATTCAGCCCTACGCACAGATTTGCTTTCTGGGTTGATTGATGCTTATGTGTATAATTTAGAACAAGGCAATGGGGCGCTCAATGGATTTGAAGTTGGGCGAATTTTTTGGCAAGAAGAAAACGGCTTGCAGGAAGCAGATGCCATAGCAGGGATTTTAGGAGGCGATCGCAGATCTAGCAAGTGGACAAGTAGTGGGCGTGAGCAACCCATGACTTGGTACGAAGCCAAAGGCATCTTGGATAGTGTATTTCAGCGCCTGGGTTTGGAGGTGGAATATCAACCAGATTGCCGTGACGAGCGTTTGCATCCAGGTAGAACCGCCTCTTTGTGGATTCGGGGTAACAGATTGGGTATCTTTGGGCAGTTACATCCCCAACTGCGACACGAAAGAAGTTTGCCAGAAGCAGTTTACGTATTTCAACTAGATTTAGATGTGCTGTTGGATGCACTAGATCAAGATGAAATCATCGTACCTACTTTTAAACCTTATTCTACCTATCCAGCTACAGATAGAGATATTGCATTCTTTGCACCTGTGAAAGTGACAGTTGCCGAAATTGAAAAAGCAATTACTAAAGCAGGTAAAGATTTACTCGAATCTGTGGAACTATTTGATGAATACCGGGGCGAACATGTACCGCAAGGACAACGGAGTTTAGCATTCCGCCTCATTTATCGAGCTAGCGATCGCACTCTCACTGATGCAGAAGTTGAACCCGTGCATCAAAAAGTCCGTGATACATTGGTCGAAAAATTTGGTGTTGCTTTGAGAAGTTAATTATTAGTTAGTGGTTAGTGGTTAGTGGATAGTGGTTGATGGCTAATAACAACGATCAATTACCAATCACCCATTACCAATTAGCAATTAGCAATTACCCATTACCTACTAACTACTAACAATCTTTGGAATAGAAAAAATATGACTAAATACATCATGTGGGGAACTTACTGTGAAGATGTCCTTGAGAAACGTGCCCCTTATCGTCAAGCTCATCTAGATGGATTAGCAAAACAAAAAGAATCTGGTGTACTAATTACTATTGGCCCCACCAAAGATTTAACAAAAGTTTTTGGTATTTACGAAGCTGACAACGAAGATGCTGTGCGTCAATTGGTAGAAAATGATCCTTATTGGCAAAACGGAATTTGGACTGAATACTCTATCAAAGAGTGGATTCAGGCATTTTAGATATTATGGCAAAAGGTAGTAGACAGGGCTGTATTCCTAAAAATACAAAAGATGCAGGAACAAATAATGTCTAAATTTCTTCTACTACCTCAGTTTTTTGTACGGTTATCATGAAAGATTTCTCATGCAAAAAAACTTGCTATTGCCTAGACTAAAAGTATGGTCAAACAAAACTGTCTCAACTTTGACTGTTTGTAAATCACTAAATATTGAGTTGAGAAGGTAGGTCTATGAACAAAATTTTTAAACGCACAGTTTTACCCGGCTTATTGGCTACAAGTTTAGTAGGTGCTAGTTTTGTTCCTGCTAAACCTGCTGCTGCTGATGAGTACATACTACAAGACATTGGTATTGGAGCCGGCGCTGGTGTAGTCTCTGGCGCTATTAGAGGACGTGGTTCTGTCGTCAACAATGCCATCAAGGGGGCGGCGTCTGGGGCTGCTGTCAACGCCGTTCATGGTACTAGACGTCAGTACAAAAACCGTCAAAACCGTAACGTGGTTCAAGATGTTGGAGTCGGCGCAGCTGCGGGTGCAGTAACTGGCACAATCCTTCGTGGTAACACCAGACATGTTGTTGGTGATGCCATTGATGGTGCAGCCGCAGGTGGAGCAATCAATGTCCTCACTAATGGCAAAAGGCAGTAATTCAAAAATTACATACTTAAAGTAGGGGCGCACAGCCGTGCGCTCCACAAAATTTCTCTGTTTTCGGCAACGGTAAACACTACATAATTCAAATTGGTGTTAGTATTCTTCTGGTGCTGGTAGAGGGAATCTTTCACCAGCTAAATAAGCATCTAAATTTTGTTGGAAGTAAAGCCAAGAAGTCATGTCTTCGACATCTAAAAAGGATTTCGGAGCATTTTTGTATAGAGGAACACGAGTATTAATTTCGTCTTTGAGTAGTTGCGGTAATTCGTCGAGGCCTTTGACTTTGCTACCATAAGCACTGTAGATGAGATAACCAGAGCGATCGCCCATTTTCATCCAAGGTAGCCATTGGCCAATCCTATCCCAACTCAGTCTCAGTTGAAAAACCGAAGGTAATTCCAAATTGAATAAATCTGTGGTGGGAACAGTAATTTTAAATAACTCTGCGGCTTGATAAGTGGGTTGGGGACTATATTGAGCTAATTTCTCATCTTCTAGTAAGGGGTTGGGATAAGTAGGAAAGATATCAAATACAAAAGTTGTACTCTCATCATCTACTTGGGCTGGAAACTTGCCTTTAAAATGACCTTGCACTGGGTTATTCGCAACGTGCATTACTGGAACTGTTTCCCCCGTCCAGGGATTATCCCATGTATGCAAAATCTCTTCTGTTTCGGGATTGAGGTAATAAGTCAATTCTCTAGAGGTAAAATCCCAGCAACCCGCTTCAGTGGAAATACATCTGCTCACACTCATGCCAACCATTTTAAATAAGAGTGTGCGTTTTTCACCTGGAACAAAAGCGTATATTTTACCTGTCCAGCTTAAAAAGCTTGATTCAGCAGGATCAAGTGAAGAGCGAGTTTTCACCCAGTATGAGGCTTCTAATTCTTGATTTTGGGCAACCATTTTGTGGCTCCTGACTACTTATTAAACAATACCTTTTTAGGTGAAGGTTTTGTTCCAGAAGACTTTTGGGTACAACTTGAGTGTTTTTAAACGCACCAGGGACGCAAAGGTAAGCGCAGAGAGAAGTTTGTAGACGCGCTTTGCGCGGCTTCCCGAAGGGTGCGGAGGTTTCCTCCGTTAGCGTAAGATCCTCGCGATAGCGAGGCTCAAAGCTTCGGTGGGGTCGCAGAGTTTCGGATGTTAACTAATTTTTTGTCTAATATCTGACTAAGTTAGTTCGATAAACTCAAGCTCAACTGTTGAGGCTGAATTGATATTTTTTCTTGGATGTTGATAATTAGTTATAATTAATTCTTTTCCTTTGGCTGCTTCACTCTGCTTGTAGTTATTCATTCCATACTGTAATTCCCATGCACAGATATTCTTTGATTTAAAATTATCTCTGATTGTGGGAGAATCATCATAAGTTATCAGCCAATTATGATGGCATTGTTGCACTATTTCAGCAAATTTTTGATGGTTAAAACAAGTGTGTAAGTTTCCAGCTTTACCATAAAGTTTTGATTTAGTAGCAACAAAATAAGGAGGATCTAAAAACAGAAATACTTCTTCTCCTTCTGGGATTAAAAGGTCACTGTAATCTAAATTAGTAATTTTAACGTCATTTGTTAAAATATTTTCTAATTTTTCTAAACTTTCAATTGATGAGTAAGTAAATCTTTTATGAAAAGCTTCTTGTGAAAATCCACCTGATTCAATAGTGCCAGAAAAGGTAATTCTATTGAGGACAAAAAAACGTACCGCCCTGTCAAGTTCAGTTAAATTATTTGTAGATTCTATGCTGATCAATTCTTGAAATAATAATCTACCGTCTGTATATTTATCTTTTATCAGACAGACTTCTTGAACTAGCTGAGGTAAATTTGTTTGAGCAACTTTCCAAAAACAGTATAGTTCAGGGTTTAAATCGTTAATCCAAAATTTCTGGTTTGGAAACTTTTGTTTTAGGTATATAAATACAGAACCACCACCTATAAAAGGTTCTCGAAATTCCGAAAAATTATCTGGTAAGTACTCAGCAATTTTATTTAGTGCTTTGGACTTGCCACCAGGGTAACGTAGCGGGCTTTTCAACATAAAATATTATCAGTAAATTTTTAACTCTTGGAAAAACCGCTTGAGTTTATTCGCATCCAATTTACCATCACTGCGAACCCCACTACACACATCTAATCCAAATGGGCCGACTTGTTGAACAGCCAAAGCTACATTTTCAGGTTTTAATCCTCCTGCTAAGAAGATTGGTACGTTTAGTTTTTTACGAATTATGGCGCTTAAATTCCAGTTATGGATGCGTCCTGTCCCCCCCAATTCTTTCACCAATAATGATTGGTTGCCAGAGTCTAGAAGAATCGCATCTACATAAGTTGCGACAGCGATCGCTTCTTGGATAGATTCTTCGGTACTCACATGAATAACTTGCACTATCGAGATTCCAGGCAAAGACTGGCGGATGTCTTGGTAAGTTCCAGATGCTAAGCGATCGCATATCTGCACAGTATTTGTACCGCAGTATCTTGATTGCTCTATAATTTCCTGGGCATCTTGGCTAGAAGTTAACAAAAAGGTAGCTATTGGTGGTGGAACTGAAGCGGCAATTTCTGCGATTTTCTCAAAAGTGAGAATACCAGGGCCACTAGGCATTTTTGAAACTAAACCAAGAGCAGATGCACCGCAATTAATAGCAGTCCATGCTTCCTCAATGCTGTTGATACAGCAAATCTTGACTCTTGGTATTTTTGTTCTTTCCATTGTTCCAATTGACGTTTAAAATTATGTTACGCCTAATGTGAATTAAAACTATGGCAAAAATCATGTTTTTAGAATCGTAGACGCGCTCATAGGCTTCGGTGCAGGGTACACAGATGAACACAGATACACACCGATAATCTATCTGTGTTCATCCGTGTTCATCGGTGTTCGTTAACCAAATCAAACTCTGGACACTTGCCAAAAACCCTTATATTGCTTTTTCAATTCACGTTAGGCGTAATTATGTTTTAAAAAATGACCGCTGATGTACACAGATACACACTGATGAATACAGATAAATTTACAGGGATGCGGCTATGTCATCTGTTAATGTTATTCAAACACAAACAAATACTTGGTTTTATATGGTTTCTCTCCTGTCTTCTTTATTGTCAAAATGACGAAATAGAAAAATCCAAATCGGTAGAAAACTATTAATAGCGATTAGTCGCACAACATGGCCGGCTGTCACAATTTCTACATTATGATCTAGTGTCAAAGCAACTAAGATAATTTCCGCAGATCCTCCAGGTGCTGTTACTAACAGACAAGTTAGCCAGTCCCAAGACGTTAATTGCATGGCAAGCAAAGTCGCGGCTACCCCAGCAGCAAGAGTCATCGCGACTGAAATGATAGCGTATCCTATAGTTCGTTTTGGGAAAGCAGGTTTTTCACCCCAATACTCACCGATAGTAATTCCCAGCAACATTTGACCGAGTAACTTGATTACAACTGGTGGGGTAAACGAGATATCATCTACAAAAGATAGCCAATTGAGAATAGGATTAAATGCTATTCCTACTAGTAATGATGCAAAAAAAGGGGCAGCAGGAACTTTCAGTAATTTCGTTATATAAACTGCTAATGCGCTGATAACCAACACCAATAAGAGTAACTCAAAAGAGTATGACTCGACAGTAGAGGATATCGGTGATTGAACTGAGGTATGATTTGTGGCTTTAGCAATTAAGGGTATGAGAAAAACTACGCTTGTTACCCGCAGTGCCTGTACTAATGCTACCAAAGTGACATTTTTATTGTAATCTGCGGCGATAGCTGACATTACCCCTACACCGCCAGGAACTGTAGCTAGCATTGCTGTCAAAAGATTGGTTTTGCTCAAACTGGAATAAATGTAGCCAATGCAACCTCCACATAATAGTAAAAACAAGGTGAGGCAAACAAAAACTGGAACACCAGCACTAATACTAGCTAAATTAGCATGGGCATTAGAAGTGCCGATAGTTATGCCCACTAATACCATTCCAATCTCTCTAGCAGTCCGGTTAGGTTTAGGCAAATAGTTATAAATAACTCGGGATGTCTGGAATATCGCTGCACCAGAAATAATTCCGCCAAAAATCCAAGAAATACCACCAAAATTGAAGCGAAACAAAGCTAAACCAAAGGGTATTGCCAAAAGTAGTTCTGCTATCAGGATCTGGAGTTGCTTAATAAATAGCTGTTGTTGGCTAACAATGGGATTCGTTGTCGTACTATCTTTCTGATGAGGAACAACAATTAAATTTTGATTCATTAAAAAGTGTTTCTTAAATCGACTAGTAACCAAACTAGCGCGATCGTACAATACATGCATCTGTGAAAATTGTTATTTGTTGGTTGTTGGTTGTTGGTTGTTTGTTGGTTTTCTCCCGTGTCCCCCTTATCTTCCTCACCCCTCAGACTCCACCCTTACCTTAAGCCGCTACGTGTCTACACACTCCCCACACCCCTCACACTCCCTTCCCCATGCCAAACTGCTGCTCAAGTTGCAAATACTTAGGAACATCCATGAGTTCTTGAAAATCCTGGAAGCTAATTAACTCATGGAAGTTAGCTGTGGTTCCTTGTTCCTTCAACTGACTCAAACAAGCAGTCATTACCTTTGTGACTGCTAGTAAGGCTGTAAGTGGAAAAAACACTATCTTAAAGCCTAGTTTTTCTAACTCGGAGGCAGAAAGTGAAGGAGTTTTGCCACCTTCAACAATATTGGCTACCAAAGGCACATCACCAAAATTAGAAGCTATAGTTTGCAGTTCCTCCACAGATTGGGGTGCTTCTACGAATAACACATCAGCCCCAGCCTCAACGTAAGCACGACCACGCCGCATAGCTTCTTCTAATCCTAGAGGAGCGCGAGCGTCAGTGCGAGCAATGATCACCAAACTGCTATCACCCCGCGCTTGGAATGCTGCTTGAATTTTTCCGACATGTTCTTTCATCGGAATCACTCGTTTACCCTCAAAGTGACCGCACTTTTTTGGCCACTCTTGGTCTTCTAAAATTATCCCTGCCAGTCCCAACTGCACCGCATCTTGAACTGTGCGAATCACATTCAAGACATTGCCATAGCCAGTATCCATATCTGCGATTAGAGGAATGCTCACACTCTTAGCAATTCGCCCTACACTATAGAGCATTTCAGTCACACTTAGAAAACCATAGTCAGGCAGTCCAAGAGTAGATGCGGCAATACCAAAACCGCTAGTTGCTACAACATTAAAGCCTAGTTTTTCTACTAATTTAGCTCCCAAACAATCGTAAACGCCAGGAATGATCATAATACCTGGGCTCTTTAGCAAATCTCGTAGTTTTTTTCCAGAAGACATAAGTTTATATGGGGGTAGGGGAGGTGGGGAGGTGGGGAGTGTGAGGAGTAATATAGTAACTTATTTCCCTTGTCCTCCATGTCTCCACCTCCCTCCTCTACTTACTATATTTTTCAACGACAGCCGCTAACTGAACTGTAAACGTGGAACCTTCGGAAGGTTTGCTTTTGACAGAAATAGAGCCTCCACAGCCTCGTAGTAGTTGCTGTACAATTGTTAGACCCAAACCTGCACCACCAGGGTCTTCTGAAGGTAGGGGACGCACACGATAAAAGCGGTCAAAAATTTTGGGAATTTCGCTTTCGCTAATACCGATACCACTATCACGAAATTCTAATTGAACATAGTCGCCCTGAAGCCTTCCCCAAACCCAAACTTGACCTCCATTGGGAGTGTATTTGATGCTATTAGAAAGTAGATGAATGACAATTTGCCTCAGTCCTCCACTGACACACCAAACAGCAGGGAGTTCTGTAGGTACGGTGTAGGCTAGCATAATGCCTTTTTCTTGTGCTAGAGGCTGGTAGGTACTAACTACTCCAGGTACAATGTCTGCTAAGCATACTGCTTCTAAGTTCATTGCTTCCAAATTGCGTTCGATTTGCACCAGTTCCAATACACCATGAATGAGTGAATTTTGGCGATCGCATTGGGTGCTGAGCATTTGGGAGTAGCGCTGACGCTGTGGATTTTTGAGATTAGGCGAATTTAATAGACTTAAGGCAGTCTTCATGTGCGTCAGAGGTGTACGCAGTTCATGACAGACATTGCTTAAAAATTCATCTTTAAGTTGCAAACTATTGTGTAGTGCTTGTTTTTGCTGTTCTATCTTGGCAATCCGTTTAGCAATAATTTGACGGTTGATTTCTTCTTGGCATTGGAGTTGTTTTGTCAGCAATTGACTCATCAGTGCTGGTTCAGACACACTTGCACAAATCGAATGATCTGGTGTGATCGCCGAATCTTCTGGCACTATTGCCTGTTTAATACTATCTAATACCTGTTGGATAATTTTTGGATCAAAAGTAAATATTGTCAATAAAGTTTTATGATTTTTAATTGCTCGTTCAGTAACTATTAAGCTGCAAAAGTTTACTGATAAAACTATTAAAAAATATTCTCGCCGCTTCTGATTTGGTAAGAATCGCAGACCTTGTTGAGATGGGGAATATGGTTTGAGATTTTCTTTATCAACTCCCTCTATTCCTACCTCTCCAACATGGCAATGATAAACAACCCCAGCATTATCAATACGCTGTTGGTAACGCTGAATTTCTGAATGCCAAATTTTTCCTGGTGGCAGCTTTACCCATAAAGTTGCGGGAATTTGCTGTTCTATTAGTAAGTCAATTTGTGACTTCAATAGTGATAGCAAATTAGCAGGAGTAACAGATGAAACCGAAGGAGGCGTTTGTACATCCAAAGCCAGTTGATATATTGATAGTTCCCGAACTAGAGAAACATTCATTTGTTATTTGTCATTTGTCATTTGTCATTGAGCATGAATCAGTTAACAGTTACCAGTTTAATTTGATAACTGATAACTGATTAGTTGTCCTCCTTCCAATCCCTAATCCCTAATTTCTAAGCTATAGCCCTTAGCCTTTCGTCTAGTGCGTCGCGTGCGTGTTCTCTGTCATCAAAGTGGATTTTTTCAGTTCCGAGAATTTGGTAATCTTCGTGACCTTTACCAGCTAGCAAAACACCGTCTCCGGGTTGTGCTTCTAAAATAGCACTACGAATGGCAGTAGCGCGATCGCAGATTACTATGGGCTGAACTGTTTCCGGTATTCCTGCTAAGATGTCCTGCAAAATCCGTTCTGGATCTTCAGTACGGGGATTATCGGATGTTACGACTGCTACGTCAGCTAGTTCAGCGGCTATTTTACCCATTTTCGGGCGCTTAGTCCTATCCCTATCTCCTCCGCAACCAAACACACAAATTATCTTACCAGGAATAAACGGACGCGAAGCTTTGAGCAAGTTCTCTAAGCTATCAGGAGTGTGAGCATAATCTACGATGACGCTGATGTCCTGTTGTGGATTCACCTGTACTCTTTCCATGCGTCCGGGAACCCCCGGAAACTCTGGTATTGTAGATACCACCAATTCTAAATCTAAACCTAAGTGTAAAACTGCTCCTACTGCTGCCAAAAGATTTTCGAGATTATATTGACCGACTAGGGGCGAACGAAAAGTGGCATCACCTTTTGGTGTATGGAGTTTCCCGCTAACACCATTTGGTTCGTAACTTAAATCACTCATCCATAAATCAGCAGTAGAATTGCTAACACTATAACTCCAAACTTTATCTGCATCTAAAGATACAATTAATCGCTGTCCGTAGGCGTCGTCGGCGTTAATTATTGCCCGCCCTTTGAGATAATCACAATTAAATAGTAAAGCTTTCGCCGCGAAGTAATCTTCCATGTCGCGGTGGAAGTCAAGATGATCTTGGGTAAGGTTACTAAATACGCCGACTTCAAACTGGCAACCCATGACTCGTCCTTGGGCCAAAGCGTGGGAACTAACTTCCATCACACCATACTCATTACCAGCAGCGATCGCTGCTGCTAGCTGATGTTGCAGTTCGACTGCAAATGGTGTGGTGTGAACAGCAGTTTGGGTAAACCCTAGCCAACGAGTATAGAGAGTACCCATTAAAGCTGTAAGTTTATTTGCTTGGTTAAGGAAATATTCAATCAAATGGGTAGTTGTGGTTTTACCGTTTGTACCTGTGACGCCCACAAGTTTAAGTTTTTGCCCTGGATAGTCATAAAAAACTTTGGCTATTTGGGCGCAGGCTTTTGTCATATCTGTAGCAGTAATTACACAAGCCTCTGGTGTGGGAGGGTGTTTTTGGGCTGCATGAGGAGATATAATTGCCGCTACAGCACCAGATGCGATCGCGCTTTGCCAAAAGTCCCCACCATCAACCCGTGTTCCGGGCATACCAATAAACAAATCTCCTGGACTGGTTGCATGAGAATTTGTTGTTAATCCTGTTACCTGACTATCCATTGCTGGATGTTCAGGTAAATGCAAAATCCCTTCTACAGTAGCTAATAACTCCCGCAGTTTCATGTTGTGAACCTCTTCAAAAAAGGGACTACAGACTAGGGAAAGAAATTTTAGATTTGGGATTTTGGATTGATTCAAAATCCCAAATTGCTAGCTTCTAGCCTCTAGCTTCAAGTTCCTAACCCATAGCTTGCGCTTTATTCTGCACTATTTTCCCTTTTATACAAAGAGCTATAGATACTTCCGGAGTAAATTTTCCAACTGCTGCACTGATGCACGGGGAGAAGGACGGGGTATGAGTTGCATACTCTCTTGTGTGCTGGTGGGATGGGCATCCTGTGCGCTATTTGATCGATGGGCTAAAAACAAGATCGGAACCTCATATTGGTAAGCCTCAAACCAATCCTCACAGGTAGTAATATCTCGAATCTCTAGCTGTAAAGAAGGAAAATTTCCCATCTCTACAATTTGTTCTAACTTTTCCTGCAATCCTTCACATAAATGGCATTCTGGCTTGCTATATAAAATTAGTCGCATTTGTCTTTACCAATTTTGACATTCCCAAGCAACAAACTTTTATTATTGTGCTTGCTAGAATTAATTTTGCAAAATTCAAAAAATCTTGATATTTCAGTTGCAACTAAAACACAGAGGGACGCTGAGTATTTTTTCGCTACGAACTCATGAAACGTTTTACTTAGTTGGTAAGACTTTGATTCTTAGCTGGAGTTATTTTTATTTGGAGTCTGAGAAGAGATCAAGAATAAACAATAGAGATTTTACTAGTATCGAGATCATAACGAGCGCCAACAATTTTAAGCTTATTTTGACGAACAAGTCTAGATAAGGTTGTGGAATATTCTTGTAGTTTATTT
Above is a genomic segment from Fischerella sp. JS2 containing:
- a CDS encoding glutaredoxin family protein, with the translated sequence MRLILYSKPECHLCEGLQEKLEQIVEMGNFPSLQLEIRDITTCEDWFEAYQYEVPILFLAHRSNSAQDAHPTSTQESMQLIPRPSPRASVQQLENLLRKYL